A single region of the Neodiprion pinetum isolate iyNeoPine1 chromosome 5, iyNeoPine1.2, whole genome shotgun sequence genome encodes:
- the LOC124218513 gene encoding uncharacterized protein, whose amino-acid sequence MDSAKYELPRDIYLAETKHSSYSDLWTILKAVECRVLKITYFLNYKKANALLDVRNDVTEFLEHLTKASKISGFVKPRLFLLKAYMNVIRGRMNKAKKLVGVALRNAHNQENLLMQDSIELHRKAWFDNYSATNIHWIELANQEERVDWHDVCNLSNVDYMSIMYCLPKPENHL is encoded by the exons ATGGATTCTGCAAAATATGAGCTTCCGCGTGACATTTATTTGGCTGAAACTAAGCACAGCAGTTATTCTGATTTGTGGACAATTTTAAAG GCTGTGGAATGCCGGGTATTGAAGATAACGTATTTCTTGAACTACAAAAAGGCCAACGCTTTGCTAGACGTTAGGAACGACGTAACCGAGTTCCTCGAGCATCTGACGAAAGCTTCAAAAATTTCCGGCTTCGTAAAGCCGCGACTGTTTTTATTGAAAGCGTACATGAACGTTATTCGAGGGCGCATGAACAAGGCGAAAAAACTTGTTGGTGTGGCTCTGAGAAATGCTCACAACCAAGAAAATCTCCTCATGCAAGACTCCATCGAACTTCATAGAAAG gCCTGGTTCGATAATTATTCAGCGACGAATATACACTGGATAGAACTTGCCAATCAAGAAGAACGCGTCGATTGGCACGACGTTTGCAATTTGTCAAACGTTGATTACATGTCGATTATGTATTGCCTTCCAAAACCAGAAAATCACCTTTGA